The following coding sequences lie in one Fimbriimonadaceae bacterium genomic window:
- a CDS encoding PEP-CTERM sorting domain-containing protein, with protein MKRNLIFGAMMVLFAAPAMSHALSFSFVSEPGNPSALIRFDGDNARTITFPAAGNGFDFVVGNSSNGALNGLKGNIGGTFTVGAITINGSVQTAPVSGTGSFSIFDGLDTLTADLNWQDVFTFGTQSGLNVNGNTNLSNISYTGSNAGLIEFVNSNTHTVTLSTQFIPGKTLTQLMAQGAVHENTYSGTFNAVPEPATMAILGVGALALIRRRRSK; from the coding sequence ATGAAAAGGAATCTTATTTTTGGTGCAATGATGGTGTTGTTCGCAGCGCCGGCAATGTCTCACGCATTGAGTTTTAGTTTTGTGAGCGAGCCGGGTAACCCGAGCGCACTGATTCGATTTGATGGCGACAACGCTCGCACGATCACTTTCCCTGCTGCGGGCAACGGCTTTGACTTTGTCGTTGGCAACTCCAGCAACGGAGCGCTCAACGGTCTGAAGGGCAATATCGGCGGCACGTTTACGGTTGGTGCGATCACGATCAATGGAAGCGTACAAACTGCTCCAGTCAGCGGAACGGGATCTTTCAGCATCTTCGATGGTTTGGACACGCTCACGGCAGACCTGAACTGGCAGGACGTCTTTACGTTCGGCACGCAGTCCGGTTTGAACGTCAACGGAAACACTAACCTGTCGAATATCAGCTACACAGGATCAAACGCCGGTTTAATCGAGTTTGTAAACTCGAACACTCACACGGTGACGCTTTCGACACAGTTCATCCCTGGAAAGACGCTGACGCAGTTGATGGCCCAGGGTGCCGTGCACGAGAATACTTACTCAGGAACATTCAACGCGGTCCCTGAACCCGCAACCATGGCGATCCTTGGTGTAGGCGCGCTCGCGCTGATCCGCCGACGCCGAAGCAAGTAA
- a CDS encoding nuclear transport factor 2 family protein, which yields MKKVRIAMSLLLAVLAVSSFGQAEDAVLRKDMQKLYASWDGMVAKKDVKGLMSYLDKGFVGVDTEGNRMTYTESKDQLEMFFRVLRDVKTKTAVKHVRRQGPEAVAWVEMELTYKTQDNGKWVPMKVTMRFAETMKWTANGWRITYSQELPTNEPWDFGG from the coding sequence ATGAAAAAAGTAAGAATAGCAATGAGCCTTCTCTTGGCTGTCCTCGCTGTCAGCAGCTTTGGACAGGCAGAAGACGCAGTCCTTCGCAAGGACATGCAGAAGCTTTATGCAAGCTGGGACGGCATGGTCGCGAAAAAGGATGTCAAAGGCCTCATGTCCTATCTGGACAAGGGATTTGTCGGCGTGGACACGGAAGGCAATCGGATGACGTACACCGAGTCCAAAGATCAGCTTGAGATGTTTTTCAGAGTGCTTCGAGACGTCAAAACGAAGACAGCCGTCAAGCACGTGCGCAGGCAGGGCCCAGAGGCTGTGGCATGGGTTGAGATGGAGCTGACCTATAAGACACAGGATAATGGCAAGTGGGTACCTATGAAGGTGACAATGCGGTTTGCCGAGACGATGAAGTGGACCGCAAATGGCTGGAGAATCACGTATTCTCAGGAACTCCCCACTAACGAGCCCTGGGATTTTGGCGGATAG
- a CDS encoding dienelactone hydrolase family protein codes for MKLIFLLVIVSIACIAGSQDWAKSKVDASPRHQEWVEMKYGSRTVKSFVVYPERKDKATVVVLIHEIFGMTDWVMSVADELAAAGYIAVAPDFLSGMGPGGGRSDSFDAGKAREAVSGLFPDQVTGDLNAACDYAKKIPSANGKVAVAGFCWGGSQTFRFATNRSDLSGAFVFYGTGPTDKASIDKITCPVYGFYGGNDNRVNATIPDSEKVMKECGKTFQPVIYEGAGHGFMRAGQQPDAQEANKKGREAGWKRWLELLGKM; via the coding sequence ATGAAACTGATTTTCTTACTTGTCATCGTTTCTATCGCCTGCATTGCAGGTTCGCAGGACTGGGCAAAGAGCAAGGTAGACGCTTCACCGAGACACCAAGAATGGGTGGAGATGAAGTACGGAAGCCGAACGGTTAAGTCGTTTGTGGTCTACCCAGAGCGGAAGGACAAGGCCACGGTAGTCGTTCTCATTCACGAGATTTTTGGCATGACCGACTGGGTGATGTCGGTCGCTGATGAACTTGCCGCTGCAGGATACATTGCGGTTGCTCCCGACTTCCTTTCGGGGATGGGCCCTGGTGGTGGACGAAGCGATTCCTTCGATGCGGGTAAAGCACGGGAAGCTGTAAGTGGGCTCTTCCCTGATCAAGTGACGGGCGATCTCAATGCAGCTTGCGATTATGCAAAGAAGATTCCGAGCGCAAACGGAAAGGTCGCCGTCGCCGGATTCTGCTGGGGCGGGAGCCAGACTTTCAGATTTGCGACCAATCGTAGTGACCTCTCGGGAGCTTTCGTTTTTTATGGTACGGGCCCGACCGATAAGGCTTCTATCGACAAAATCACATGCCCGGTCTACGGGTTCTATGGTGGGAACGACAATCGTGTAAACGCGACGATTCCCGACAGCGAAAAGGTGATGAAGGAGTGCGGCAAGACATTTCAACCCGTGATCTACGAAGGCGCAGGACATGGTTTTATGCGAGCAGGGCAGCAACCGGATGCCCAAGAGGCCAACAAGAAAGGCCGTGAAGCAGGTTGGAAGCGCTGGCTAGAACTGCTTGGCAAGATGTAG
- a CDS encoding PEP-CTERM sorting domain-containing protein codes for MKKVILIAIGTVAAAASQAAWVQWSGNGHFYDVVLISGPDRSWGAASAAAQGMVAPNGMSGTLATITSAAENAFVFSLADAPQFWAIDGAGNNEGPYLGGFQVPGSSEPIGGWSWVTGEAWGFSSWAGGEPNNWGGAEDWLSFFAQGNNRLATWNDVGNAPSSVHTAFVVEAVPEPATMAVLGFGALALLRKRKR; via the coding sequence ATGAAAAAAGTTATCTTGATAGCAATCGGCACGGTCGCTGCGGCAGCTTCGCAGGCAGCTTGGGTGCAATGGTCGGGCAACGGCCACTTCTACGACGTGGTGCTCATCTCTGGCCCTGATCGATCTTGGGGAGCGGCAAGCGCTGCCGCGCAAGGAATGGTCGCGCCAAACGGCATGAGTGGAACTCTAGCGACGATTACCTCAGCCGCAGAAAACGCCTTTGTGTTTTCGCTCGCCGATGCGCCGCAATTCTGGGCGATCGACGGCGCAGGCAACAACGAAGGTCCGTACCTTGGCGGCTTTCAAGTGCCCGGATCTTCCGAGCCAATCGGCGGCTGGTCTTGGGTGACCGGCGAGGCTTGGGGCTTTTCTTCCTGGGCAGGCGGAGAGCCGAACAACTGGGGAGGAGCGGAAGACTGGCTCTCGTTCTTTGCTCAAGGCAATAACCGACTTGCAACCTGGAACGACGTAGGCAATGCACCGAGCTCCGTTCACACGGCTTTTGTGGTGGAGGCCGTGCCCGAGCCTGCTACGATGGCAGTTCTTGGTTTTGGCGCATTGGCGTTGCTACGAAAAAGGAAGAGATAA
- a CDS encoding DinB family protein translates to MSDFGETWRLVRGRFDDTVIGLTQEQLNWRLHDDALTIGEMAIHVAGVEVSFMSQLLGQTPEGELARVKSASTDGVVNDNPFPFSPDEITPDRISWALDEGRKLVEAHIENLAPDIRAVQITSALGPIIDGTGAFARMAYHPGYHQGQAHLTKTAPGFPN, encoded by the coding sequence ATGAGCGACTTTGGCGAAACTTGGCGGCTGGTTCGGGGGCGATTCGACGATACAGTCATTGGCCTCACGCAGGAGCAGCTTAACTGGCGACTTCATGACGATGCGCTCACGATTGGAGAAATGGCCATCCACGTCGCCGGAGTTGAGGTTTCTTTCATGTCCCAGCTGCTTGGACAAACTCCAGAAGGTGAGCTTGCCCGTGTGAAATCCGCCTCTACCGATGGCGTCGTTAACGACAATCCGTTCCCTTTTTCTCCCGACGAGATCACGCCCGACCGCATTTCGTGGGCGCTGGATGAGGGACGAAAGCTGGTCGAGGCGCACATCGAGAACCTTGCTCCAGACATCCGTGCCGTGCAGATCACGAGCGCCCTCGGACCGATTATCGACGGCACCGGCGCCTTTGCCCGTATGGCCTACCATCCCGGCTATCACCAGGGTCAAGCGCATTTGACAAAGACCGCGCCTGGATTCCCAAATTAA
- a CDS encoding arylamine N-acetyltransferase gives MPSSSATPLAFILNKLGFHTRPEKDFEGLQELYRAWCLHVPADNILKLIALRTGNPGPLPGNTANEFFENWLEHNTGGTCWSATNACYELFKGAGFDARRATASVWDMGTDNHGTVIVKLDGVQWLLDSSMHTLVPLPLNRGEEHIQSDPVYHSEVDPDGNSFYIWSVAPPLPQMIVFKMLEWAVPEEVYHANYERSREQSIFNDRLYIRRNEPDRMIVFSGNHKFELTAGGLEERKLTESELLAELKGPLGYSTSVIDSFVSCGALEASMKPREGLPNIPEIARVPPSQRKN, from the coding sequence ATGCCAAGTTCTTCAGCAACGCCTTTGGCCTTTATCCTGAATAAGCTGGGTTTTCATACCCGGCCCGAGAAGGATTTTGAGGGGCTTCAAGAGTTGTATCGAGCTTGGTGTCTTCATGTTCCGGCTGACAATATTCTCAAGCTGATTGCACTGCGAACAGGCAATCCAGGGCCCTTACCGGGCAATACAGCCAATGAATTCTTCGAGAACTGGCTTGAACACAACACTGGTGGCACCTGCTGGTCGGCAACAAACGCTTGCTACGAGCTATTCAAAGGCGCAGGTTTTGATGCTCGACGCGCCACAGCATCCGTTTGGGATATGGGCACGGATAACCACGGCACAGTCATCGTGAAGCTCGACGGAGTTCAGTGGCTGCTTGATTCTTCGATGCATACGCTCGTACCACTGCCGCTCAATCGGGGAGAAGAGCACATTCAAAGCGACCCTGTCTATCACAGCGAAGTGGACCCAGACGGCAATAGCTTCTATATCTGGTCTGTTGCGCCGCCGCTGCCCCAGATGATCGTGTTCAAGATGCTTGAATGGGCAGTCCCAGAAGAGGTGTATCACGCAAACTACGAACGCTCCCGCGAGCAGAGTATCTTCAACGATCGCCTATACATTCGCCGCAACGAACCGGATCGGATGATTGTCTTTAGCGGAAACCATAAGTTTGAGCTCACCGCCGGTGGTTTGGAAGAGAGGAAGCTCACCGAATCCGAGTTACTCGCCGAGCTGAAAGGACCGTTGGGTTACAGCACTTCGGTGATTGACAGTTTTGTTTCATGTGGAGCCCTCGAAGCCTCGATGAAGCCCAGAGAAGGCTTGCCAAACATTCCGGAGATTGCCAGAGTGCCGCCCTCTCAGCGCAAGAATTGA
- a CDS encoding leucine-rich repeat domain-containing protein, with protein sequence MDGAVNRKGQKRRLILLNDSALRVNEALEAEQFELERRLQPVWEAILDPKTKTPFSVMFSGGWGTGKTSAMAWMDAFLKGKSKDAGVKVDTCWFHPWKYQEQEDVWKGLIAEVIIASVKFGDSNTEKALKAARRFGAFLGGAFVRTLGSLQLEAKVSDPSDSLGASATLDMKEALSGIMDEYSKHVTPQAAYFNAFEHALAEWIKLYYSEKNSRMVIFIDDLDRCLPNIALQVLEAIKLYLNIPNVVFIVGVDKLVIDAIVTKRYEDMVGEVRLKDGMEAKAKQYLDKMFQVEVHIPPSDHAVVKFVTAQLEGMPFWLELSEEHRGIVKDVLQGMAGLNPRAVVRAINSAIVGTGRQGAQDVESSDRSLLLAQGMQDALIRQVCSGLDTKKLCTEAGCETCPDPTELILHRSGRNFLRAWSRAVAGGGKSLYLVHRSSEVARTTPDEISEPVRHNQGTKKAGDKESTEAENRERHLDAVAKAHREYKPFLYVELLGYLARIQFPEEEGEEASVPRTRELTDEERLEILRPFLARSLQVAPSVITVDDAKRIMVLNLEFDEEVSDSILESFSFLSQLQTLHLSGTQVSNLSGLSFLSQLQTLHLSGTPVLDVSVLASLTQLQTLDLQDTPVSDVSALASLTRMENLNLSYTRVSDVSALASLTRLENLDLSYTRVSDVSALSTLTQLRKLDLSYTRVSDVSALSSLTLLNELYLHKTRFADVLALTSLTRLQWLNISETQVSDVTALSFLTQLIALSLSGTSVSDVSALSDLTQLRTLYLYGTQVTDLSALASLTELKELYLSHTQIDRLSLTDGYKALVKKGVIIHDIR encoded by the coding sequence ATGGATGGGGCGGTGAACAGAAAGGGACAAAAGAGGAGACTGATTCTTCTAAATGATTCTGCGCTTCGTGTCAATGAAGCGCTTGAGGCAGAACAATTTGAGCTGGAGCGGCGGCTGCAGCCCGTGTGGGAAGCGATTCTTGACCCCAAGACCAAGACACCCTTTTCCGTCATGTTCAGCGGCGGTTGGGGCACGGGCAAGACTTCTGCGATGGCGTGGATGGATGCCTTCCTCAAAGGGAAAAGCAAAGACGCGGGAGTGAAAGTGGACACCTGCTGGTTTCACCCTTGGAAATACCAAGAGCAGGAAGACGTTTGGAAGGGCCTGATTGCGGAGGTCATCATTGCTTCGGTCAAATTCGGAGACTCTAATACCGAGAAAGCGCTCAAAGCCGCTAGGCGTTTTGGGGCCTTTCTAGGTGGGGCATTTGTGCGAACTCTCGGTAGCCTGCAGCTTGAAGCGAAAGTCAGTGACCCTTCCGATTCATTGGGAGCATCGGCCACCCTCGACATGAAGGAAGCCCTCAGTGGCATCATGGATGAATACAGCAAGCACGTCACTCCGCAGGCCGCTTATTTCAATGCTTTCGAGCACGCCTTGGCAGAGTGGATTAAGCTTTACTATTCCGAGAAAAACTCGCGCATGGTCATCTTCATCGACGATCTTGACCGTTGCCTGCCGAACATCGCGCTGCAGGTACTTGAGGCGATCAAACTGTACTTGAACATCCCCAATGTGGTCTTTATCGTTGGCGTGGACAAGTTGGTGATCGACGCCATCGTCACCAAGCGTTATGAGGACATGGTTGGTGAAGTACGCCTGAAGGACGGGATGGAAGCGAAGGCTAAGCAATATCTGGACAAAATGTTCCAGGTTGAGGTTCACATCCCGCCTAGCGACCATGCCGTCGTCAAGTTTGTGACGGCGCAGCTTGAAGGTATGCCTTTCTGGCTTGAGCTTTCTGAGGAGCATCGCGGAATCGTCAAGGACGTGTTGCAGGGAATGGCAGGGCTCAATCCGCGCGCGGTTGTCCGTGCGATCAACTCGGCGATCGTCGGGACGGGCAGACAGGGGGCACAAGATGTGGAAAGCAGCGACCGCTCGCTCCTGCTGGCGCAGGGGATGCAGGATGCTTTGATCCGACAGGTTTGTTCGGGTCTTGATACGAAGAAGCTGTGCACTGAAGCTGGATGTGAAACCTGCCCTGACCCAACTGAACTGATCCTCCATCGATCAGGCCGCAATTTCCTCCGCGCTTGGAGTCGCGCTGTCGCTGGTGGCGGGAAATCGCTTTACTTAGTCCATAGGTCGAGCGAAGTGGCCCGCACCACTCCAGATGAGATCTCTGAGCCTGTTCGCCATAATCAGGGCACGAAAAAGGCGGGTGATAAAGAGTCGACTGAGGCTGAAAACAGAGAGCGGCATCTAGATGCGGTAGCAAAAGCGCACCGCGAATACAAGCCGTTTCTTTATGTGGAGTTGCTCGGATACCTTGCCCGCATCCAGTTTCCTGAAGAAGAAGGTGAGGAGGCTTCGGTCCCTAGAACTCGCGAACTTACGGATGAGGAGAGGCTGGAAATATTGCGTCCATTTCTTGCGAGGTCCTTACAGGTAGCGCCGAGCGTAATCACAGTTGACGATGCCAAGCGCATCATGGTTCTTAATCTTGAGTTCGACGAGGAAGTGTCTGACTCCATTCTTGAGTCATTTTCCTTCCTTAGCCAGTTGCAGACGCTTCACCTTTCCGGGACTCAGGTCTCGAACCTTTCCGGGCTTTCCTTCCTTAGCCAGTTGCAGACGCTTCACCTTTCCGGGACTCCTGTTTTGGACGTTTCCGTGCTTGCCTCCCTGACACAGCTGCAGACGCTTGACCTTCAAGACACGCCTGTTTCGGACGTTTCCGCGCTTGCCTCCCTGACCCGGATGGAGAACCTCAATCTTTCCTATACGCGGGTTTCTGACGTTTCCGCGCTTGCCTCTCTTACCCGGCTGGAGAACCTCGATCTTTCCTATACGCGGGTTTCTGACGTTTCTGCGCTTTCCACCCTGACCCAATTGCGGAAGCTCGATCTTTCCTATACGCGGGTTTCTGACGTTTCTGCGCTTTCTTCCCTAACCTTGCTTAACGAGCTTTACCTTCACAAAACTCGGTTTGCTGATGTCTTAGCGCTTACCTCTCTGACACGGTTGCAGTGGCTTAATATTTCGGAGACTCAGGTTTCTGATGTCACTGCGCTTTCTTTTCTGACCCAACTTATTGCGCTGTCCCTTTCCGGGACATCGGTTTCTGACGTTTCCGCGCTTTCCGATCTGACCCAACTCAGGACACTTTATCTTTATGGTACGCAGGTTACTGACCTCTCTGCGCTCGCATCCCTGACCGAATTAAAGGAGCTTTACCTTTCCCATACCCAGATCGACAGGCTGTCATTGACCGACGGCTACAAAGCCCTCGTCAAGAAAGGCGTCATTATCCATGATATCCGATAA
- a CDS encoding HEAT repeat domain-containing protein: MGTAATATACFFLALSQTQFNAEVDNLCKAYPNDKTVAKYGAKAIEPLEAVLRGTRPGKKIGCARALAMIGPPEAPKLFASLLSSSDKEDQLAGMCGLGVLKDPRAVQIAILELEAGRNELLAMDVLANCKAEEGIPLLIERLARDPAFDTYDSLHAVSISHSTGLVAAIALGRYGKIAVPELRLALESRNKTIRYRAAQALQHIPDSGLASKLIALYEQDPDIQVSSAAILAAAATGDKRVISAVLRRVDKRNVGADLLALGMAGGDEQIPILEEYLWKAELGAAEGLAAMGSDKAHKTLEKALLNSPEESAIGSHVSDALALYPNFKLAPAMVQALRLGRGDPWSLQRILANFGVKVIPLLQPMIDSSDEQIQLFACNIVCMIDDVRAFSAVWKLARDSKRIYSTDARWRLGQLIFGNKPFPEDWFSRKL; the protein is encoded by the coding sequence ATGGGAACTGCCGCAACTGCAACTGCCTGTTTCTTTCTGGCGCTTTCTCAGACGCAGTTCAACGCGGAGGTCGACAATCTCTGTAAGGCGTATCCCAATGACAAGACCGTCGCAAAGTACGGTGCGAAGGCTATCGAGCCGCTTGAAGCAGTACTTCGAGGCACTCGTCCGGGTAAAAAAATTGGCTGCGCCAGAGCTCTCGCCATGATCGGCCCGCCTGAAGCACCCAAGCTTTTTGCCAGTCTTCTATCATCTTCAGACAAGGAAGATCAGCTAGCGGGGATGTGCGGCTTGGGTGTGTTGAAGGACCCACGCGCCGTCCAGATAGCAATTCTCGAACTTGAAGCGGGGCGCAATGAACTGCTGGCGATGGACGTCCTTGCAAATTGCAAAGCAGAGGAGGGCATTCCCTTGCTTATCGAGCGCCTTGCCAGGGACCCTGCTTTCGATACTTATGACAGCCTTCATGCTGTATCTATTTCGCACAGTACAGGCCTTGTCGCAGCTATAGCGCTTGGTCGATACGGCAAAATCGCTGTCCCAGAATTGAGACTTGCTTTGGAAAGCAGGAATAAGACTATTCGCTACCGAGCCGCGCAGGCGTTGCAACATATCCCAGACAGCGGCTTAGCCTCGAAACTGATTGCTCTATATGAGCAAGACCCCGACATACAAGTATCGTCTGCAGCGATCCTGGCAGCAGCAGCTACTGGCGATAAGCGGGTGATCTCTGCAGTGTTAAGGAGAGTGGATAAGCGTAATGTCGGAGCCGACCTCCTTGCCTTAGGAATGGCAGGTGGAGACGAGCAGATTCCGATTTTGGAAGAGTACCTATGGAAGGCTGAGCTTGGTGCGGCAGAAGGACTTGCCGCGATGGGTAGCGACAAGGCGCACAAGACTCTTGAGAAAGCTCTTTTGAACAGTCCAGAAGAGTCAGCGATTGGCAGCCACGTCTCGGACGCACTTGCCCTGTACCCGAACTTCAAACTTGCACCTGCAATGGTACAGGCTTTGCGTCTGGGACGCGGCGATCCTTGGTCCCTCCAAAGGATACTCGCGAATTTTGGGGTCAAAGTCATTCCCCTGCTTCAGCCAATGATCGATTCGTCAGACGAGCAGATTCAATTATTCGCTTGCAATATCGTATGTATGATCGATGACGTTCGTGCTTTCTCAGCAGTTTGGAAGTTAGCTCGGGACTCTAAGCGTATTTACTCGACTGACGCAAGGTGGCGGCTTGGCCAGCTCATTTTTGGGAACAAGCCCTTTCCCGAAGACTGGTTCAGTCGCAAACTCTAG